The [Clostridium] colinum genome includes the window TGTTACAGTGTAACAACCATCTTCTAAATGTTATACCATTAGTTTTATTGTTAAATTTTTCTGGATAAATTTTATAAAAATGATTAAGCTCTGAATTTTTTAATATATCTGTATGTAATTTTGCAACACCATTTACACTATATCCAAAATGTATATCTATGTGTGCCATACGAACTCTTTCATCTTCATCTATAATATAAACTTTAGGGTCATCATATTTTTCACATACAATCATATTTAAACTTTCTATAATTGGCATAAGATGTGGTACAACTTTATATAAATATTTAATTGGCCATTTTTCTAAAGCTTCTGCTAAAATTGTATGATTTGTATAAGCACAAGTTTTAGACACAATATTTATAGCTTCTTTTAACCTTATACCCTCTTGCATTAATAAATATATAAGCTCTGGTATAATCAATGTTGGGTGTGTATCATTTATCTGTATTGTTACGTTTTTATATAACTCTTCTAGCTTATGCCCTTTTAACTTTTCCTCTTTTAAAATATATTGTGCACCACTACTAACCATAAAGTATTGTTGGAAAATTCTTAATAAATGTCCTGCTTCATCGCTATCATCTGGATATAAAAATAACGTAATATTTTTTTCTATATTTTCTTTATCAAAATTTATTCCCTCTAAAACAATACTTTCATCTACAGTTTCTAAATCAAATAAATGTAGCTTATTTATCCCTTCATCATACCCTATAATATCTATGTCATACATTCTAGATACAACTTTTTTATTTCCAAAGTTTATATCAAAAGTTGTATCTGTTTTTTCAAGCCAACTTTCATTTTCTATCCATTCATTTTTATATTCTTTTTGAAGATTATCTTCAAATTTTTGTTTAAATAAACCAAAATGATAATTTAGACCTATACCATCACCACTAAGCCCTATGCTTGCAATAGAATCTAAAAAGCAAGAAGCAAGTCTACCAAGTCCACCATTGCCAAGAGATGGCTCTGGCTCTATTTCTTCTATATCTGTAAGATTTTTTTTATTTTCTTTTAATATTTTTTTTATCTCTTCATATATACCTAAATTTATTAAATTATTTGATAATAATTTACCAATCAAAAATTCGGCAGATACATAATAAACTTTTTTATTATTTTTTATAATAGGTCTTTCTTTAGCCTCTTTTTTTACTAATTCTAAAATAGAATAGTATAATTCTTCATTAGTGCAATTAGATATTTCTTTATTATATCTTTTAAATACAATATTTTGAAGTTTTTCTTTAATCATATATACACCTCATTTTTTTCGTAAATTTTCGATTTATTAAATTATACTATTTTTATTATATTTTGTCTATATATTTTTAATTATCAAATTATTTTTATGTTATTTATACTATTTTTTATTTATTTTATAGCATTTTTTTATTAATTTATTATATTTTTTATAAAATAAATTTAATATTTAAATTTTCATATTGTAATTGACTAAAATAGTTTTATACTATATATTAATATAATAGATTTATACTATATATTAATATAATAGATTTATTTATAATTAATTTTAGGAGGTGATTATATGCCTGTAAAAATAAAAGATATTGCAAAAAAACTAAATATATCTGTTGGAACTGTTTCAAAAGGATTAAACGGAGCCTCTGATATAAGCTATGATTTAACTCAGTTAATATTAGATACTGCCATAGAAATGGGCTATAAGCCAAAAAAAATGCTTAATGGCAATTCAAAAAAACTTTGTATATTTATCACTAATATGGATTATAAATCTAAAAATGATTTTGGATATGATATTATTTTAGGATTTAAAAAATGTGCTATACGTGATAATTGGAAAGTATATATAGAAGAAATTAATCACAGTTTTCAAGAAGAAAATAACTATGATAAATATATGCTAGCTAAAGGATATAGTGGTGCTTTTTTTGTTGGATTTGCATTAGATGATTTATGGTTACAAAATTTATCAAAAACAACTACCCCAACAGTTTTGTTAGATAACTATATACCTAAAAATTTTAATGTTAGCTACGTAGGAACAGATAATTTTGAAGCTTTTGATATACTAATAGACTATTTAGTATCTATTGGACATTCTAAAATAGGCTTTTTTAGTGGCTTTTTAGATTCTATGGTTTCATCTGAACGATATGATGCTTTCTTAAAAGCTATGAAAAATCATAATTTAAATATTGATAAAAACCTTATTTGTTTTGGTCATTATTCTATAGACTCAGCCGAATATCATATACCTAATATAATAAAAAACAACGCAACCGCTATATTATGTGGTAGCGACCTTATGGCCTACGGTGCTATAAAAGTTTGTGAAAAAATGGGAATAAATGTACCTAATGATATTAGTATAATTGGATTTGATGATATAGATATTTGTAAAAAGTCTACACCTAAAATAACAACTATTAAACAAAATAGACTAGAAATTGGTAAATGTGCTTATATTTCTTTAGAAGGTATTATGCGTAATGTTTGTATAAATAAAACTACTTTAAGGCCAAAACTTATAAAACGTAATTCTGTTAAAAAAATAATATAGTAATATAAAAGACTGAATATAAAATATTTTAGGCTAAATTTTTTCATTTTTATATTTTATATAAAAATTTTAATCATAAGACGAGACCTTGCCTATTATACGCCTAAGTTTTAAGATAGTTTTAATCCATTATTCATATATTAACTTGTCGTAATAACTTTATCATTACGATAAAAGGGTGTAGACAAAGTCTACACCCTTAAACTAAAGATAAAACCTTTAGTTTTATATTATCTACTTTTAGCTCGTTCAACTTTTACACTAACTTTTTTAATTTTTTTACCTTTCATACCTTTTAAAATATCTTTTACATATTTTTTAGGTACATCTAAAAATGTATACTCGTCATATATGTCAATATCGCCGATAGCTTTTCCTGGTATTCCACATTCTCCAGCAATAGCACCAACTATGTCTTTTGCTCTTACTCTTTTTTTCTTACCTACATTTATAAATAATCTAACTAATTTTTCATTATTGTCTTCTAAATCATCTTCAAAATCTATATCTTCTGTATTTTCATCATATAAGCTCATTTTTAATAAAGCCGCTGATATATCCACAGCCGATATATCTTCATTTATAATATTTTCTACAATATTTATATATTTAGTAAGGCGTCCTTCTTCTATAACACCTTTTATCTTTTCTATAAAATTATTAGTTTTAGCCTCTTCTATATCCATTAATGATGGTAATTTACCTAATTTTATTTTTGCCTTAGTATATTTCATAATATCTCTAAGTTTATATATTTCTCTACCGACAACAAAGCTAAAAGCTTTACCAGAACGCCCTGCTCTACCTGTTCTTCCTATTCTATGTACGTAATATTCTTCATCTTGAGGTAAATCATAGTTTATAACCATATCAACATCATCTACGTCTATACCACGTGCTGCAACATCTGTTGCCACTAATATTTCTATTGTACGATTTCTAAATTTTTTCATTACAATATCACGTTGTATTTGCTTTAAATCTCCGTGCAAACCTTCTGCAAAATATCCTCTACCTTGCAAATGCTCTACAAGCTCATCAACTCTTTTTTTAGTATTACAAAATATAACTACTAGCTCTGGAAAATGCATATCTATGAGCCTAGAAGTAGCCTCTACTTTTGTTTTTTCTTTTATTTCAAAATATATTTGTTCTATATTAGGAACGGTAAGTTCTTTTCTTGCAACTTTTATAATTTCAGGGTTTACAAGGTATTTATCTGTAAGCTCCATAATTTCTTTAGCTATAGTTGCAGAAAATAAAACTGTTTGTCTATCTTCTGGTATTTTATCTAATATAGCTTCTATATCATCTCTAAAGCCCATATCTAACATTTCATCTGCTTCATCTAATATGACCATTTTTACAGTTTCCATTTTTAATGTTCGTCTTTTCATATGGTCCATTACACGTCCTGGTGTTCCAACAACTATTTGAACACCTTTTTTTAATGCTCCTATTTGTCTTTCTATAGGTTGTCCACCATATACTGGTAAAACTTTTATATCATCTTTATATTTTAAAAATTTTCTAAATTCTTCACATATTTGTATTGCAAGTTCTCTTGTAGGTGATAATATAACCGCTTGTAATTTTTTATTTTCTGTATCTATCATATCTATACAAGGTAGACCAAAAGCAGCTGTTTTACCTGTACCTGTTTGAGATTGTCCTATTATATCCTTACCTTCTAAAACTTTTGTTATCGCCTTAGACTGTATAGGTGTAGCTTCTTCAAACCCCATATCTTTAACTGCTCTTACTAGCTGGTTAGATAGTTGTAACTCTTCAAATTTTAAATTTGTCATAAATAAGTCCTTTCATAAAGTAATTTACATATTTTTTTAGTATATCATTAATATAAAAAAAATACAATGTTTTTATTTTATATTTTTAAATTTTTCTTGCAAATCTTATATTTAGTTGTTATAATATTTTTGAAATAAAGCACTGTATCTTTTTATAAGAATAGTAGCAAGGAGGACTAATATGAATAATTCTTTATCTAAAAATGATAAAAAAAATTTTTCAAAAGACATTGTAAAAATATCATTATTTTCTGCTATAATTTTTACTTTGGGAATGACACCTTTTGGTTATATCCCTTTAGGAGCTTTTAAAATAGTTACCGTACACATTCCTGTAATTATAGGTTCTATAGTTTTAGGTCCTAAAAAAGGTAGTTTTCTTGGGTTTATATTTGGGCTAACTAGCTTTATTATGTCTCATCTACAACCAGCTATTACCTCTTACTTTTTTTCTCCTATTATAAGTGGTAATATATTTAGCCTTATTGTATGTTTTATACCTCGAATTTTAGTTGGTATAGTTCCTTATTTTATTTTTAACCTATTAAAAAAAATAAATTTAAATTTATCTCTTATAATAAGTGGTTTAGTTGGCTCTTTAGTAAATACTATTTTTGTTTTAAGTTTTATTTATATATTTTTTGCAGAAAAATATGCCGAAATATTAAATACTTCTTTAGACAATTTAATACCCGTTATATTGGCCAGTGTTGGTGTTAATGCTACATTAGAAGCAATAGCATCTTCCATATTGGTTTTAAGCATATGTAAAGCTATTTTTAAAATATCAAAATAAAAGGAGATAAAAATGTTATTAGCAATAGATATAGGCAATACAAATATTGTTCTTGGTGGTATAGATAAAAATAATATATATTTTATAGCAAGGCTATATACTGAAAAAAAGTTATCTTATGACCAATATACTATACAAATAAAAAATATGTTAGATATATATAATATAAATATAGAAAATATAGACGATTGTATTATATCTTCTGTTGTTCCACCAGTTTTAGACGCAATAGTACAAGCTGTAAAAATTTTAATAAAAAAAGACCCTATAATAGTAGGTCCAGGTATAAAAACAGGGCTTAATATATTAATGGATAATCCTGCTCAACTAGGTAGTGATTTAGTTGTAAATAGTGTTGCTTGTTTAAATCAATTTAAACCACCTTTAATAATAATAGATATGGGCACTGCAACTACTATATCTGTTATAGATAAAAACAAAAATTATATTGGAGGTTGTATAATACCTGGTGTTAAAATATCTTTAAATGCTCTATCTGGTATGACTGCTCAACTACCTCATATTAGTTTAGATGAACCTAAAAAAACTATAGGTACAAATACAATAGATTGTATGAAAAGTGGTATTGTTTTAGGTAGTGCATCTATGATAGATGGTATGATAGAACGTATAGAAGAAGATTTAGGATATAAATCTACTGTTGTTGCAACAGGTGGCATAGCAAATCATATAATACCTTTTTGTAAAAAAGAAATTATATATGATGATGACTTATTGTTAAAAGGTCTTTACAATATTTATATAAAAAATAAACACTAATATTAAAATATAAAAAAAGTATATAATATTTAAGGCTGATTTAAAATCAGCCTTTTTAGTTAAATAAAATCTATATCTGGTTCTATATCATTAGATGCTTCAAAATGACAGTTTTTAGAAGAAAAGTAAATACAATGAGAACAATTAGCTGTTAAAGGTTTATTATGCATTGCCTCTCTAAATGTAATAGCTTTAAAACTAGGACAATTTTTTAAATTTTTTCTTTTCAAAATATCACCTCGTAATAATATAATAAATTATACTTAATTTAACTTTAAATTTTTATATTATAAGTATATTTGTTTCATTATTATTAGTAATATTATTGACAATTTTTTTATTTATAAACATTATATAGTAATAGAAATATTATGTAATATAGAATAAATTATACATTCTTTAACTGTTTTACCACTAGATTGTTCTAAAGCTTTTTTATATAATTCTAATTGGGATTTATATCTATTTAAAAGAATATTTTTATTTTTTGTTTTATCTGTTTTATAATCTACTAAAACTAAACTGTCTTCTTCTTCAAAATATAAATCTATCATACCACTAACTAAAATAATACTATCAATATTTTTAAATTCATCATTTTTATATATCTCTTTAACATCAACACCTAAAGTAAAAGCAGATTCCCTTTTTATTAATTTAGATTTATTAATTCTTTTAACTAAATTAGTATTTAAAAACGATAATATTATATTTTTATCTAAAAATTCTAATTCTTTAATACTAATTATATTTTTTAATATTAAATCATTTAAAAATTTGTCTAATTCTATATCATTTTTTATAGAAAAATCTATATTTTCTAAAATTTTATGATAAATAGACCCTACCTCCATTGGTGTTAAACTATCTTTAGAAATGGTGTAAAATTTAGGTAAATTAAAGCTTGTATTATCATATGTTTTTAAATTATCTAAAAATTTTGTTTGATAAATTCTTTTTATTTCAGAAACGGATAAAGTAGAGCTTATTTGTTGCATTAATTTATTATTATATTGCCACGATAAATTTTTGTAGATATTATCTTTATTATCAGTATAATTTTTGTTTTTGTCTAAATTTATTAATTCGTAAAATATTTTAGATTTATTATTAGATATTTCATCTTGTCTTTTAGCATTTATTTTATGTGATAATATATCTTCATATGTAATAAAATTAACTTGCCAAATATTATTTATATCAAAGTTTTTTATGGCTGTATAAACCCACGCTAAATAATTGTTAGATATACCTTCTTTTATAAAATATCTAGGCAAAATATACTTAACACTAGGTAAAATTAATTTTTCCATTTTTTCTAAAGTATCTTTAAACTTTTTATTTATACACCCTGTTAAAATTAAATTTTCTCTAGCTCTAGTTAAAGCAACATATAAAATACGCATTTCTTCAGAATAGCTTTCTTCTTTATTTTTATATGCAATAATATTTTTTTGTATGCTAGAAACTTTCTTTCTTGGTTCATACTTATCATTACCAGTAAATATAGATATACCAAACATATAATCTTCATCAAATAAAATTGGCTCTTTTAAGTCTGATGTATTAAACCCTTTTGATAAATTTGATAAAAAAACAACAGGAAATTCTAACCCTTTACTTTTATGGATTGTCATAATTTTTACAACATTTTCATTTTTAGATAAAATAGAAGCCTTCCCATCATCACTAAATAATTTAAATTTATTTATATATGTTATAAAATTAAACAAACCGTGTAAGTTTGTTTCTTCAAAAGATATAGCTTTTTCTAAAAGGCTATATAAATTTGCTTGTCTAATATTACCATTTTCTAATAATGCAAGATAATTATAATAATTAGAATCTTCATATATGTAAGATAAAAGTTCATTGATAGATAAACTTTTTGATAAATTTTGCCATTTATCTATCTTGTCTAAAAATTTTGTACATTTATCTTTTAAAATATTATTTTCACTATTTTTTATAAATTTAAGTATATTATTATAGAAAATTTTTTCATCTGAAAATAATTTTATTTCCAATAACTCATTTGATGAAAAGTTAAAAATAGGAGAATACATAGTACCAATTAAAGCATAATCTTGTAAAGGATTAACAAGTATGTTTAATATATTTATTATTGTTTTTATCTCTGTAAAATCATAAAACCCATTAGATGTTTCTGTATATACTGGTATATTATTTTGGGATAAAACATTAGAGAATATATCAAAATTAGACTTACTACGCATTAATATTACTATATCTTTGTATTCTATTTTTCTATATTTTTTTATATCTTTATCAAATATCATTATATTATTATTAAAAAGTTCATTTATCTTTTTACAAATAAATGTTGCTTCTATTTCGTCATTAGCAATTTCTGTTATACTGCTATCTTCTATATCTTCCATTGCTTGACTACAATCTATGATATTTAATGAACATTTATTTAATATACTTACATTTTCTTCTACATTTGGAAAATTAGCTTCATTATAAAGTTTTGCATTTTCATCATAAGATACTTCTCCTAATTTATCACACATAATATTCTCAAATATTATATTAATACTATCTATTACTGAAGTATTACTTCTAAAATTAGCATTTAAATCTACCCTTTTACCTTCATTTTCATTATTAAAATATTCTATATACTTTTTGTTAAATATATTAGGATTTGCTTGTCTGAATCTATAAATACACTGCTTTATATCTCCTACCATAAATCTATTATTATAAGCTATAGAAGATAAAATCGTTTCTTGTATAGAATTACTGTCTTGATATTCATCTATAATAATTTCTTTAAATAAATCTAAATATTGCTTAGCAATACTAGTTGGTTCATCATTTTTAACAAGTATATCTAAACAAAAGTGAGATATATCACTAAATGTAAATATATTTTTTTCTTTTTTTATTGCCATAAAATAATCATCAAATTCTATAATAAGATTACATAATGTTTTTAATATAGGATAAATAGCATTTATATCTTCCATTATATCTGATATAGATTTTGAAAAAAAGTTTTTAACTATTTCATCATTAAAAAATTTTTTGTATATATCTCTTAGCTGCTTTATTTCTTCTTTTAATTCTGGTGTTTCTTTTAAAAAACTAGGTTTCCATCTTTCATATTTTAAAGTAAACACATTATCTATAAAATCTTTGTACTTTTTATCTTGTATATACATTTTCATATTATAAAAATGAGAAAATTCTTTTGTTAAAAAGCACTCTAGAGTATCTTTATTATTACTATTATTTTCAAAGTCTAAAATACCTGTTGATATAAACTTTATTTTATCACATATAATTAATATTTCATCTAAAATTTGTTCTACATAATCTATTAGCTTTAAAAATATTTTAGACGAAAAAAAATCTTCTTCTGTTGTAAATTCAAATTGTTTATAAGCATTTTCTAACCATTTTTTAGGATATGGTAAATTTTGTGCCTTAAAATATATATTTAAAAATATTTTTTTAAAATTTTCATCATTAGCACCTTTTGTAAAAGAATTTACAAGGTTTATAAATGAATCATTATTTTCTTCATAATATTTATCCAAAAAATTTTGTAAAGACTCATCTGTCAATATATCAATCTCACCTTTATCGCCTATTCTAAAATTAGGGTCTATATCAACAACCTTGAAATGCGTTTTTACAACTTTTGAACAAAAAGCATCTATCGTAGATATTTGTGCTTTATTTATTCTAACTAATTGTTCAGATAAAAACTCATTATTAGTATCTTTTTGTAACTCTATATTTATACGTTTTATAATACGTTCTTTCATTTCTTCTGCAGCATCTCTAGTAAATGTAACAACAAGTAGCCTATCAACATCTACTCTATCATTTATAATTTTATTTATTATTCTTTCTGCTAAAACAGTTGTTTTACCCGAACCTGCCGCAGCTGAAACAAGTATATTTTTGTTTCGTTCATTTATAGCTTGTAATTGATTTTTTGTAAATGCCATATTATCACCTTTAATAAATTATTGTATATATTCATCTATTTCTTGTAAAATTTTATCTTTAAAAGAAAATTCTATATTTTCAATACCAT containing:
- a CDS encoding ECF transporter S component — translated: MNNSLSKNDKKNFSKDIVKISLFSAIIFTLGMTPFGYIPLGAFKIVTVHIPVIIGSIVLGPKKGSFLGFIFGLTSFIMSHLQPAITSYFFSPIISGNIFSLIVCFIPRILVGIVPYFIFNLLKKINLNLSLIISGLVGSLVNTIFVLSFIYIFFAEKYAEILNTSLDNLIPVILASVGVNATLEAIASSILVLSICKAIFKISK
- a CDS encoding LacI family DNA-binding transcriptional regulator, translating into MPVKIKDIAKKLNISVGTVSKGLNGASDISYDLTQLILDTAIEMGYKPKKMLNGNSKKLCIFITNMDYKSKNDFGYDIILGFKKCAIRDNWKVYIEEINHSFQEENNYDKYMLAKGYSGAFFVGFALDDLWLQNLSKTTTPTVLLDNYIPKNFNVSYVGTDNFEAFDILIDYLVSIGHSKIGFFSGFLDSMVSSERYDAFLKAMKNHNLNIDKNLICFGHYSIDSAEYHIPNIIKNNATAILCGSDLMAYGAIKVCEKMGINVPNDISIIGFDDIDICKKSTPKITTIKQNRLEIGKCAYISLEGIMRNVCINKTTLRPKLIKRNSVKKII
- a CDS encoding glycogen/starch/alpha-glucan phosphorylase, with protein sequence MIKEKLQNIVFKRYNKEISNCTNEELYYSILELVKKEAKERPIIKNNKKVYYVSAEFLIGKLLSNNLINLGIYEEIKKILKENKKNLTDIEEIEPEPSLGNGGLGRLASCFLDSIASIGLSGDGIGLNYHFGLFKQKFEDNLQKEYKNEWIENESWLEKTDTTFDINFGNKKVVSRMYDIDIIGYDEGINKLHLFDLETVDESIVLEGINFDKENIEKNITLFLYPDDSDEAGHLLRIFQQYFMVSSGAQYILKEEKLKGHKLEELYKNVTIQINDTHPTLIIPELIYLLMQEGIRLKEAINIVSKTCAYTNHTILAEALEKWPIKYLYKVVPHLMPIIESLNMIVCEKYDDPKVYIIDEDERVRMAHIDIHFGYSVNGVAKLHTDILKNSELNHFYKIYPEKFNNKTNGITFRRWLLHCNNELSDYITSLIGNEYKKDATKLEKLLDFVDDTNVINKIGEIKNIKKKQLKEYIKLTQNIDIDENSIFDIQIKRLHEYKRQQMNALYIVYKYLEIKKGNIPTKPITFIFGAKAAPAYIIAKDIIHFILCMQEIIEKDEEVSKYIKIVFIENYNVSKAEKLIPGCDISEQISLASKEASGTGNMKFMLNGALTLGTLDGANVEICELVGEENIYIFGEKSEAVINHYKNKDYISKDYYEKSPIIKEVVDFIINEKVLSVGRKENLERLYNEILNKDWFMTLLDIEDYIKTKDKALEDYNNREKWLKSSLINIAKAGFFSSDRTIEEYNKDIWKLK
- a CDS encoding type III pantothenate kinase, which gives rise to MLLAIDIGNTNIVLGGIDKNNIYFIARLYTEKKLSYDQYTIQIKNMLDIYNINIENIDDCIISSVVPPVLDAIVQAVKILIKKDPIIVGPGIKTGLNILMDNPAQLGSDLVVNSVACLNQFKPPLIIIDMGTATTISVIDKNKNYIGGCIIPGVKISLNALSGMTAQLPHISLDEPKKTIGTNTIDCMKSGIVLGSASMIDGMIERIEEDLGYKSTVVATGGIANHIIPFCKKEIIYDDDLLLKGLYNIYIKNKH
- the addA gene encoding helicase-exonuclease AddAB subunit AddA, coding for MAFTKNQLQAINERNKNILVSAAAGSGKTTVLAERIINKIINDRVDVDRLLVVTFTRDAAEEMKERIIKRINIELQKDTNNEFLSEQLVRINKAQISTIDAFCSKVVKTHFKVVDIDPNFRIGDKGEIDILTDESLQNFLDKYYEENNDSFINLVNSFTKGANDENFKKIFLNIYFKAQNLPYPKKWLENAYKQFEFTTEEDFFSSKIFLKLIDYVEQILDEILIICDKIKFISTGILDFENNSNNKDTLECFLTKEFSHFYNMKMYIQDKKYKDFIDNVFTLKYERWKPSFLKETPELKEEIKQLRDIYKKFFNDEIVKNFFSKSISDIMEDINAIYPILKTLCNLIIEFDDYFMAIKKEKNIFTFSDISHFCLDILVKNDEPTSIAKQYLDLFKEIIIDEYQDSNSIQETILSSIAYNNRFMVGDIKQCIYRFRQANPNIFNKKYIEYFNNENEGKRVDLNANFRSNTSVIDSINIIFENIMCDKLGEVSYDENAKLYNEANFPNVEENVSILNKCSLNIIDCSQAMEDIEDSSITEIANDEIEATFICKKINELFNNNIMIFDKDIKKYRKIEYKDIVILMRSKSNFDIFSNVLSQNNIPVYTETSNGFYDFTEIKTIINILNILVNPLQDYALIGTMYSPIFNFSSNELLEIKLFSDEKIFYNNILKFIKNSENNILKDKCTKFLDKIDKWQNLSKSLSINELLSYIYEDSNYYNYLALLENGNIRQANLYSLLEKAISFEETNLHGLFNFITYINKFKLFSDDGKASILSKNENVVKIMTIHKSKGLEFPVVFLSNLSKGFNTSDLKEPILFDEDYMFGISIFTGNDKYEPRKKVSSIQKNIIAYKNKEESYSEEMRILYVALTRARENLILTGCINKKFKDTLEKMEKLILPSVKYILPRYFIKEGISNNYLAWVYTAIKNFDINNIWQVNFITYEDILSHKINAKRQDEISNNKSKIFYELINLDKNKNYTDNKDNIYKNLSWQYNNKLMQQISSTLSVSEIKRIYQTKFLDNLKTYDNTSFNLPKFYTISKDSLTPMEVGSIYHKILENIDFSIKNDIELDKFLNDLILKNIISIKELEFLDKNIILSFLNTNLVKRINKSKLIKRESAFTLGVDVKEIYKNDEFKNIDSIILVSGMIDLYFEEEDSLVLVDYKTDKTKNKNILLNRYKSQLELYKKALEQSSGKTVKECIIYSILHNISITI
- a CDS encoding DEAD/DEAH box helicase, producing the protein MTNLKFEELQLSNQLVRAVKDMGFEEATPIQSKAITKVLEGKDIIGQSQTGTGKTAAFGLPCIDMIDTENKKLQAVILSPTRELAIQICEEFRKFLKYKDDIKVLPVYGGQPIERQIGALKKGVQIVVGTPGRVMDHMKRRTLKMETVKMVILDEADEMLDMGFRDDIEAILDKIPEDRQTVLFSATIAKEIMELTDKYLVNPEIIKVARKELTVPNIEQIYFEIKEKTKVEATSRLIDMHFPELVVIFCNTKKRVDELVEHLQGRGYFAEGLHGDLKQIQRDIVMKKFRNRTIEILVATDVAARGIDVDDVDMVINYDLPQDEEYYVHRIGRTGRAGRSGKAFSFVVGREIYKLRDIMKYTKAKIKLGKLPSLMDIEEAKTNNFIEKIKGVIEEGRLTKYINIVENIINEDISAVDISAALLKMSLYDENTEDIDFEDDLEDNNEKLVRLFINVGKKKRVRAKDIVGAIAGECGIPGKAIGDIDIYDEYTFLDVPKKYVKDILKGMKGKKIKKVSVKVERAKSR